A single Dermacentor albipictus isolate Rhodes 1998 colony chromosome 3, USDA_Dalb.pri_finalv2, whole genome shotgun sequence DNA region contains:
- the LOC135898206 gene encoding actin nucleation-promoting factor WAS-like isoform X6, producing the protein MCVLLLALGLLALGSDPGCDAHFLGTVERGPCQAKNPLGRGFLDGTCMPMIKCKETLRGIIRLNFPVICGFELLRPIVCCPNMGRPASGSGGGGGGGAPGDIRNPLDPFNVLDDIFKGIPGLGPAVGGPHAGARREPQVPHQPYPPFGGGSGIPVRPEDNYPPDVGPQPPHGNSPGTGPVPPRPGSGGGAPVIPSRPAVPSRPVVPPTPAGKPGKRPAPSGGSSPPGEGDDAGAPCDKPECEPGDSYIHLIDPRRGKN; encoded by the exons ATGTGCGTCCTCCTACTAGCGTTGGGCCTTTTGGCCCTCGGTTCAGACCCCGGTTGCGACGCTCACTTCTTGGGAACAG TGGAGCGAGGTCCATGCCAGGCCAAGAACCCGCTGGGCCGCGGCTTCCTGGACGGGACGTGCATGCCGATGATCAAGTGCAAGGAGACGCTGCGTGGCATCATCCGACTCAACTTCCCGGTCATCTGCGGCTTCGAACTGCTCAGGCCCATCGTGTGCTGCCCCAATATGGGACGTCCCGCGtcaggatcaggaggaggaggaggaggaggagcaccAG GGGATATTAGAAACCCGCTGGATCCGTTTAACGTGTTAGACGACATCTTTAAAGGCATCCCGGGGCTAGGACCGGCAGTGGGAGGCCCACATGCCGGCGCAA GACGGGAACCACAAGTTCCTCACCAGCCCTACCCGCCTTTTGGCGGTGGCTCTGGAATTCCCGTTAGGCCAGAGGACAACTATCCTCCAG ATGTGGGCCCCCAGCCACCGCACGGGAACTCCCCCGGAACCGGGCCGGTCCCGCCTCGACCGGGAAGCGGAGGCGGCG CACCAGTGATTCCGTCAAGACCAGCGGTTCCGTCAAGACCAGTTGTTCCGCCAACGCCAGCTGGCAAGCCAGGCAAGCGGCCAGCACCTAGCGGTGGCAGCAGTCCTCCAG GGGAGGGGGACGATGCCGGCGCGCCATGCGACAAGCCAGAGTGCGAGCCCGGAGACTCCTACATCCACTTAATCGACCCCAGGAGAGGGAAAAACTGA
- the LOC135898093 gene encoding uncharacterized protein yields MSEPVVEDARPKGSAYRKAAQALPIAGAMLFLLAAIGLFSFFLGHGSSDEFGAAAKMRVDDSSTTDTVLAFRRALDAERPTDRTEPMPLLTDRAQRYGVTTIKLARRKNAIKNMTKTVTKKMTKKTTETRAKGGKTKKLATTPAKGVRQKTSNTMAKHRSVDKRSGRRTTAIGARKKGSLKPEQRSVSSEVPRIVVTKHPNTKTVEPTRKKLRGKINAPDAEKTSTKAGVVGEDEARAIAEDVADYEALVAEQQSGIDEPHQTV; encoded by the exons ATGCGAGACCCAA AGGGAGCGCGTACAGGAAAGCCGCTCAGGCGCTGCCTATTGCGGGCGCCATGCTGTTCCTCTTGGCTGCAATCGGACTGTTCTCCTTCTTCCTGGGTCACG GGAGCTCGGACGAGTTCGGCGCCGCTGCAAAGATGAGGGTCGACGACAGCTCGACCACGGACACCGTGCTGGCATTCCGCAGGGCGCTGGACGCCGAACGTCCGACGGACAGGACGGAACCGATGCCGCTGCTGACCGACAGGGCGCAGAGGTACGGCGTCACCACTATAAAATTGGCGAGGAGGAAAAACGCCATCAAGAACATGACCAAGACTGTCACCAAGAAGATGACAAAGAAAACGACTGAGACGCGTGCCAAGGGGGGGAAGACGAAGAAGCTAGCGACGACGCCAGCCAAGGGAGTGAGACAGAAGACCTCGAACACGATGGCAAAACACAGAAGCGTAGATAAGCGTAGTGGGCGCAGGACCACTGCGATCGGTGCTCGAAAGAAGGGATCGTTGAAGCCGGAGCAGCGGTCGGTGTCTAGTGAGGTCCCGCGGATCGTCGTCACAAAGCATCCGAATACAAA GACTGTAGAACCCACTCGGAAGAAACTGCGGGGCAAGATTAATGCTCCTGACGCCGAGAAAACATCGACGAAAGCAGGCGTTGTCGGAGAGGACGAAGCGCGCGCGATAGCCGAAGACGTTGCCGACTACGAGGCTCTGGTGGCCGAGCAGCAATCGGGAATCGACGAACCCCACCAAACGGTATAG
- the LOC135898206 gene encoding uncharacterized protein isoform X4: protein MCVLLLALGLLALGSDPGCDAHFLGTVERGPCQAKNPLGRGFLDGTCMPMIKCKETLRGIIRLNFPVICGFELLRPIVCCPNMGRPASGSGGGGGGGAPGDIRNPLDPFNVLDDIFKGIPGLGPAVGGPHAGASPYVPLIPHLPPGGSFGIPFNPQGNPPGREPQVPHQPYPPFGGGSGIPVRPEDNYPPDVGPQPPHGNSPGTGPVPPRPGSGGGAPVIPSRPAVPSRPVVPPTPAGKPGKRPAPSGGSSPPGEGDDAGAPCDKPECEPGDSYIHLIDPRRGKN from the exons ATGTGCGTCCTCCTACTAGCGTTGGGCCTTTTGGCCCTCGGTTCAGACCCCGGTTGCGACGCTCACTTCTTGGGAACAG TGGAGCGAGGTCCATGCCAGGCCAAGAACCCGCTGGGCCGCGGCTTCCTGGACGGGACGTGCATGCCGATGATCAAGTGCAAGGAGACGCTGCGTGGCATCATCCGACTCAACTTCCCGGTCATCTGCGGCTTCGAACTGCTCAGGCCCATCGTGTGCTGCCCCAATATGGGACGTCCCGCGtcaggatcaggaggaggaggaggaggaggagcaccAG GGGATATTAGAAACCCGCTGGATCCGTTTAACGTGTTAGACGACATCTTTAAAGGCATCCCGGGGCTAGGACCGGCAGTGGGAGGCCCACATGCCGGCGCAA GCCCTTACGTTCCCCTGATACCGCATTTGCCGCCAGGTGGCAGCTTCGGAATTCCATTCAATCCCCAAGGCAATCCGCCAG GACGGGAACCACAAGTTCCTCACCAGCCCTACCCGCCTTTTGGCGGTGGCTCTGGAATTCCCGTTAGGCCAGAGGACAACTATCCTCCAG ATGTGGGCCCCCAGCCACCGCACGGGAACTCCCCCGGAACCGGGCCGGTCCCGCCTCGACCGGGAAGCGGAGGCGGCG CACCAGTGATTCCGTCAAGACCAGCGGTTCCGTCAAGACCAGTTGTTCCGCCAACGCCAGCTGGCAAGCCAGGCAAGCGGCCAGCACCTAGCGGTGGCAGCAGTCCTCCAG GGGAGGGGGACGATGCCGGCGCGCCATGCGACAAGCCAGAGTGCGAGCCCGGAGACTCCTACATCCACTTAATCGACCCCAGGAGAGGGAAAAACTGA
- the LOC135898206 gene encoding proline-rich proteoglycan 2-like isoform X1, producing MCVLLLALGLLALGSDPGCDAHFLGTVERGPCQAKNPLGRGFLDGTCMPMIKCKETLRGIIRLNFPVICGFELLRPIVCCPNMGRPASGSGGGGGGGAPGDIRNPLDPFNVLDDIFKGIPGLGPAVGGPHAGAIGPFGPYGVNIPGVNSFEDYTRFLGLPPQGHNFGAIPGPYVPLIPHLPPGGSFGIPFNPQGNPPGREPQVPHQPYPPFGGGSGIPVRPEDNYPPDVGPQPPHGNSPGTGPVPPRPGSGGGAPVIPSRPAVPSRPVVPPTPAGKPGKRPAPSGGSSPPGEGDDAGAPCDKPECEPGDSYIHLIDPRRGKN from the exons ATGTGCGTCCTCCTACTAGCGTTGGGCCTTTTGGCCCTCGGTTCAGACCCCGGTTGCGACGCTCACTTCTTGGGAACAG TGGAGCGAGGTCCATGCCAGGCCAAGAACCCGCTGGGCCGCGGCTTCCTGGACGGGACGTGCATGCCGATGATCAAGTGCAAGGAGACGCTGCGTGGCATCATCCGACTCAACTTCCCGGTCATCTGCGGCTTCGAACTGCTCAGGCCCATCGTGTGCTGCCCCAATATGGGACGTCCCGCGtcaggatcaggaggaggaggaggaggaggagcaccAG GGGATATTAGAAACCCGCTGGATCCGTTTAACGTGTTAGACGACATCTTTAAAGGCATCCCGGGGCTAGGACCGGCAGTGGGAGGCCCACATGCCGGCGCAA TTGGACCGTTTGGCCCCTACGGAGTCAACATCCCAGGCGTGAATTCGTTTGAGGACTATACGCGCTTCCTCGGACTCCCACCTCAAGGGCACAACTTTGGAGCGATACCAG GCCCTTACGTTCCCCTGATACCGCATTTGCCGCCAGGTGGCAGCTTCGGAATTCCATTCAATCCCCAAGGCAATCCGCCAG GACGGGAACCACAAGTTCCTCACCAGCCCTACCCGCCTTTTGGCGGTGGCTCTGGAATTCCCGTTAGGCCAGAGGACAACTATCCTCCAG ATGTGGGCCCCCAGCCACCGCACGGGAACTCCCCCGGAACCGGGCCGGTCCCGCCTCGACCGGGAAGCGGAGGCGGCG CACCAGTGATTCCGTCAAGACCAGCGGTTCCGTCAAGACCAGTTGTTCCGCCAACGCCAGCTGGCAAGCCAGGCAAGCGGCCAGCACCTAGCGGTGGCAGCAGTCCTCCAG GGGAGGGGGACGATGCCGGCGCGCCATGCGACAAGCCAGAGTGCGAGCCCGGAGACTCCTACATCCACTTAATCGACCCCAGGAGAGGGAAAAACTGA
- the LOC135898206 gene encoding proline-rich proteoglycan 2-like isoform X5, with protein MCVLLLALGLLALGSDPGCDAHFLGTVERGPCQAKNPLGRGFLDGTCMPMIKCKETLRGIIRLNFPVICGFELLRPIVCCPNMGRPASGSGGGGGGGAPVGPFGPYGVNIPGVNSFEDYTRFLGLPPQGHNFGAIPGREPQVPHQPYPPFGGGSGIPVRPEDNYPPDVGPQPPHGNSPGTGPVPPRPGSGGGAPVIPSRPAVPSRPVVPPTPAGKPGKRPAPSGGSSPPGEGDDAGAPCDKPECEPGDSYIHLIDPRRGKN; from the exons ATGTGCGTCCTCCTACTAGCGTTGGGCCTTTTGGCCCTCGGTTCAGACCCCGGTTGCGACGCTCACTTCTTGGGAACAG TGGAGCGAGGTCCATGCCAGGCCAAGAACCCGCTGGGCCGCGGCTTCCTGGACGGGACGTGCATGCCGATGATCAAGTGCAAGGAGACGCTGCGTGGCATCATCCGACTCAACTTCCCGGTCATCTGCGGCTTCGAACTGCTCAGGCCCATCGTGTGCTGCCCCAATATGGGACGTCCCGCGtcaggatcaggaggaggaggaggaggaggagcaccAG TTGGACCGTTTGGCCCCTACGGAGTCAACATCCCAGGCGTGAATTCGTTTGAGGACTATACGCGCTTCCTCGGACTCCCACCTCAAGGGCACAACTTTGGAGCGATACCAG GACGGGAACCACAAGTTCCTCACCAGCCCTACCCGCCTTTTGGCGGTGGCTCTGGAATTCCCGTTAGGCCAGAGGACAACTATCCTCCAG ATGTGGGCCCCCAGCCACCGCACGGGAACTCCCCCGGAACCGGGCCGGTCCCGCCTCGACCGGGAAGCGGAGGCGGCG CACCAGTGATTCCGTCAAGACCAGCGGTTCCGTCAAGACCAGTTGTTCCGCCAACGCCAGCTGGCAAGCCAGGCAAGCGGCCAGCACCTAGCGGTGGCAGCAGTCCTCCAG GGGAGGGGGACGATGCCGGCGCGCCATGCGACAAGCCAGAGTGCGAGCCCGGAGACTCCTACATCCACTTAATCGACCCCAGGAGAGGGAAAAACTGA
- the LOC135898206 gene encoding uncharacterized protein isoform X2 translates to MCVLLLALGLLALGSDPGCDAHFLGTVERGPCQAKNPLGRGFLDGTCMPMIKCKETLRGIIRLNFPVICGFELLRPIVCCPNMGRPASGSGGGGGGGAPGDIRNPLDPFNVLDDIFKGIPGLGPAVGGPHAGAIGPFGPYGVNIPGVNSFEDYTRFLGLPPQGHNFGAIPGREPQVPHQPYPPFGGGSGIPVRPEDNYPPDVGPQPPHGNSPGTGPVPPRPGSGGGAPVIPSRPAVPSRPVVPPTPAGKPGKRPAPSGGSSPPGEGDDAGAPCDKPECEPGDSYIHLIDPRRGKN, encoded by the exons ATGTGCGTCCTCCTACTAGCGTTGGGCCTTTTGGCCCTCGGTTCAGACCCCGGTTGCGACGCTCACTTCTTGGGAACAG TGGAGCGAGGTCCATGCCAGGCCAAGAACCCGCTGGGCCGCGGCTTCCTGGACGGGACGTGCATGCCGATGATCAAGTGCAAGGAGACGCTGCGTGGCATCATCCGACTCAACTTCCCGGTCATCTGCGGCTTCGAACTGCTCAGGCCCATCGTGTGCTGCCCCAATATGGGACGTCCCGCGtcaggatcaggaggaggaggaggaggaggagcaccAG GGGATATTAGAAACCCGCTGGATCCGTTTAACGTGTTAGACGACATCTTTAAAGGCATCCCGGGGCTAGGACCGGCAGTGGGAGGCCCACATGCCGGCGCAA TTGGACCGTTTGGCCCCTACGGAGTCAACATCCCAGGCGTGAATTCGTTTGAGGACTATACGCGCTTCCTCGGACTCCCACCTCAAGGGCACAACTTTGGAGCGATACCAG GACGGGAACCACAAGTTCCTCACCAGCCCTACCCGCCTTTTGGCGGTGGCTCTGGAATTCCCGTTAGGCCAGAGGACAACTATCCTCCAG ATGTGGGCCCCCAGCCACCGCACGGGAACTCCCCCGGAACCGGGCCGGTCCCGCCTCGACCGGGAAGCGGAGGCGGCG CACCAGTGATTCCGTCAAGACCAGCGGTTCCGTCAAGACCAGTTGTTCCGCCAACGCCAGCTGGCAAGCCAGGCAAGCGGCCAGCACCTAGCGGTGGCAGCAGTCCTCCAG GGGAGGGGGACGATGCCGGCGCGCCATGCGACAAGCCAGAGTGCGAGCCCGGAGACTCCTACATCCACTTAATCGACCCCAGGAGAGGGAAAAACTGA
- the LOC135898206 gene encoding proline-rich proteoglycan 2-like isoform X7, with protein MCVLLLALGLLALGSDPGCDAHFLGTGDIRNPLDPFNVLDDIFKGIPGLGPAVGGPHAGAIGPFGPYGVNIPGVNSFEDYTRFLGLPPQGHNFGAIPGPYVPLIPHLPPGGSFGIPFNPQGNPPGREPQVPHQPYPPFGGGSGIPVRPEDNYPPDVGPQPPHGNSPGTGPVPPRPGSGGGAPVIPSRPAVPSRPVVPPTPAGKPGKRPAPSGGSSPPGEGDDAGAPCDKPECEPGDSYIHLIDPRRGKN; from the exons ATGTGCGTCCTCCTACTAGCGTTGGGCCTTTTGGCCCTCGGTTCAGACCCCGGTTGCGACGCTCACTTCTTGGGAACAG GGGATATTAGAAACCCGCTGGATCCGTTTAACGTGTTAGACGACATCTTTAAAGGCATCCCGGGGCTAGGACCGGCAGTGGGAGGCCCACATGCCGGCGCAA TTGGACCGTTTGGCCCCTACGGAGTCAACATCCCAGGCGTGAATTCGTTTGAGGACTATACGCGCTTCCTCGGACTCCCACCTCAAGGGCACAACTTTGGAGCGATACCAG GCCCTTACGTTCCCCTGATACCGCATTTGCCGCCAGGTGGCAGCTTCGGAATTCCATTCAATCCCCAAGGCAATCCGCCAG GACGGGAACCACAAGTTCCTCACCAGCCCTACCCGCCTTTTGGCGGTGGCTCTGGAATTCCCGTTAGGCCAGAGGACAACTATCCTCCAG ATGTGGGCCCCCAGCCACCGCACGGGAACTCCCCCGGAACCGGGCCGGTCCCGCCTCGACCGGGAAGCGGAGGCGGCG CACCAGTGATTCCGTCAAGACCAGCGGTTCCGTCAAGACCAGTTGTTCCGCCAACGCCAGCTGGCAAGCCAGGCAAGCGGCCAGCACCTAGCGGTGGCAGCAGTCCTCCAG GGGAGGGGGACGATGCCGGCGCGCCATGCGACAAGCCAGAGTGCGAGCCCGGAGACTCCTACATCCACTTAATCGACCCCAGGAGAGGGAAAAACTGA
- the LOC135898206 gene encoding proline-rich proteoglycan 2-like isoform X3, whose protein sequence is MCVLLLALGLLALGSDPGCDAHFLGTVERGPCQAKNPLGRGFLDGTCMPMIKCKETLRGIIRLNFPVICGFELLRPIVCCPNMGRPASGSGGGGGGGAPVGPFGPYGVNIPGVNSFEDYTRFLGLPPQGHNFGAIPGPYVPLIPHLPPGGSFGIPFNPQGNPPGREPQVPHQPYPPFGGGSGIPVRPEDNYPPDVGPQPPHGNSPGTGPVPPRPGSGGGAPVIPSRPAVPSRPVVPPTPAGKPGKRPAPSGGSSPPGEGDDAGAPCDKPECEPGDSYIHLIDPRRGKN, encoded by the exons ATGTGCGTCCTCCTACTAGCGTTGGGCCTTTTGGCCCTCGGTTCAGACCCCGGTTGCGACGCTCACTTCTTGGGAACAG TGGAGCGAGGTCCATGCCAGGCCAAGAACCCGCTGGGCCGCGGCTTCCTGGACGGGACGTGCATGCCGATGATCAAGTGCAAGGAGACGCTGCGTGGCATCATCCGACTCAACTTCCCGGTCATCTGCGGCTTCGAACTGCTCAGGCCCATCGTGTGCTGCCCCAATATGGGACGTCCCGCGtcaggatcaggaggaggaggaggaggaggagcaccAG TTGGACCGTTTGGCCCCTACGGAGTCAACATCCCAGGCGTGAATTCGTTTGAGGACTATACGCGCTTCCTCGGACTCCCACCTCAAGGGCACAACTTTGGAGCGATACCAG GCCCTTACGTTCCCCTGATACCGCATTTGCCGCCAGGTGGCAGCTTCGGAATTCCATTCAATCCCCAAGGCAATCCGCCAG GACGGGAACCACAAGTTCCTCACCAGCCCTACCCGCCTTTTGGCGGTGGCTCTGGAATTCCCGTTAGGCCAGAGGACAACTATCCTCCAG ATGTGGGCCCCCAGCCACCGCACGGGAACTCCCCCGGAACCGGGCCGGTCCCGCCTCGACCGGGAAGCGGAGGCGGCG CACCAGTGATTCCGTCAAGACCAGCGGTTCCGTCAAGACCAGTTGTTCCGCCAACGCCAGCTGGCAAGCCAGGCAAGCGGCCAGCACCTAGCGGTGGCAGCAGTCCTCCAG GGGAGGGGGACGATGCCGGCGCGCCATGCGACAAGCCAGAGTGCGAGCCCGGAGACTCCTACATCCACTTAATCGACCCCAGGAGAGGGAAAAACTGA